From Pseudorca crassidens isolate mPseCra1 chromosome 15, mPseCra1.hap1, whole genome shotgun sequence, one genomic window encodes:
- the LOC137206845 gene encoding large ribosomal subunit protein eL31-like: protein MLKQLISILKFFRKKLKVERVLSNLFSEASIALILSQIKTLQGNYRPILLKNINIKILPFQPGTGRMAPAKKGGEKKGRSAINKVVTREYTNNIHKRIHGVGFKKRAPQALKEIRKFAMKKMGTPYVCIDTRINKAVWAKGIRNVLYHIHVRLSRKRNEDEDSPNKLYMFVTYVSVTTFKNLQTVNVDEN, encoded by the coding sequence atgctTAAACAACTAATATCAATCCTCAAATTCTTCAGAAAGAAATTGAAAGTGGAGAGAGTGCTTTCTAACTTATTCAGTGAGGCCAGCATTGCCCTAATACTGAGCCAGATAAAGACACTAcaaggaaactacagaccaatactcCTTAAGAACATTAATATAAAAATCCTCCCTTTCCAACCCGGGACGGGCAGGATGGCTCCGGCAAAGAAGGGCGGTGAGAAGAAGGGCCGGTCCGCCATCAACAAGGTGGTGACCAGAGAATACACCAACAACATTCACAAGCGCATCCATGGAGTGGGTTTCAAGAAGCGTGCCCCTCAGGCACTCAAAGAAATCCGGAAGTTTGCCATGAAGAAGATGGGAACTCCATATGTATGCATTGACACCAGGATCAACAAAGCTGTCTGGGCCAAAGGAATAAGGAATGTCCTATACCATATCCATGTGCGGTTGTCTAGAAAACGTAATGAAGATGAAGATTCACCAAACAAGCTCTATATGTTTGTTACCTATGTATCTGTCACCACTTTCAAAAATCTACAGACAGTTAATGTGGATGAGAACTAA